A DNA window from Pontiella agarivorans contains the following coding sequences:
- a CDS encoding ExbD/TolR family protein, with the protein MGRGFPRYKKRMFHHDGEINISPLIDIVFILLIFFIVTTVFVDETGLEIEKPRAATQQDIERNSILIGIDPQGAVHYNGREIGIGGVRAVVGRLLRQELMPVIIQADRRTPTDRTIAVLDEARSAGAEQVFVSTLSE; encoded by the coding sequence ATGGGCCGGGGATTTCCACGTTATAAAAAACGGATGTTTCACCATGACGGCGAAATTAATATTTCTCCGCTCATCGATATTGTCTTTATCCTGCTGATCTTCTTCATCGTCACCACGGTATTCGTTGATGAAACCGGCCTGGAAATTGAAAAACCGCGCGCCGCCACCCAGCAGGATATTGAACGGAACAGCATCCTGATCGGGATCGATCCGCAGGGTGCGGTTCATTACAACGGTCGTGAAATCGGCATCGGCGGGGTCCGCGCGGTCGTGGGCCGCCTGCTGCGGCAGGAACTCATGCCCGTCATCATTCAGGCCGACCGCCGCACCCCCACCGACCGGACCATTGCCGTGCTCGACGAAGCGCGCAGTGCCGGCGCAGAACAGGTTTTTGTCTCCACCCTCTCCGAATAA
- a CDS encoding MotA/TolQ/ExbB proton channel family protein — MIRELLQELTALSSQGGFAFYALVALAFAIAYALISISHALLLPGAPVLPQHQWQYMLSRRDIPPRMIHQLANALDPDKPDEHFHELDHQLFANLERRFPFAFVLIGTAPLIGLLGTVSGMLTTFSGMGSAHAVSVDAVSAGVSEALITTQAGLVIGVASLFICSIMRFRYEQLKSGFLRLEAAVKQQRG, encoded by the coding sequence ATGATCCGCGAACTGCTTCAGGAACTCACGGCTCTTTCGAGCCAGGGCGGCTTTGCATTTTATGCCCTGGTCGCACTGGCCTTCGCCATTGCCTATGCCCTGATCTCCATCTCCCACGCCCTGCTGCTGCCGGGCGCCCCCGTTCTTCCGCAGCACCAATGGCAATACATGCTTTCACGCCGCGACATCCCGCCTCGAATGATTCATCAGCTGGCCAATGCGCTTGATCCGGATAAACCCGATGAACATTTTCACGAACTCGATCATCAGCTGTTCGCCAATCTGGAGCGCCGGTTTCCGTTCGCCTTTGTTCTCATCGGCACCGCTCCGCTCATCGGACTGCTCGGCACGGTTTCCGGTATGCTCACCACCTTCAGCGGCATGGGCTCTGCACATGCGGTGTCGGTCGACGCCGTGTCCGCCGGCGTTTCCGAAGCCCTCATCACCACGCAGGCCGGGCTTGTCATCGGCGTGGCCTCTCTCTTCATCTGCTCGATCATGCGCTTTCGCTATGAACAGCTCAAATCCGGCTTTCTGCGGTTGGAAGCCGCCGTCAAACAACAGCGGGGATGA
- a CDS encoding MotA/TolQ/ExbB proton channel family protein: MNLFIPLFSTALTVFAAAPADPELQAELNRLSELRKTIAAQKPTLAEETARIASDLSVKRREVEFIELDRSEFQQKLNTLTQRISELDNEFSYIDNLLFDYRKQFETQLPSAVAETRRTALLEADRNLTARLDLIEQAIRHFDETCSIFTFDGEALDAEGRAHEGRFLQAGPITWFISSDRKNGGLTVENRNLLPELVPGTDHLEELKKLLNGQTARPRFDPTEGSAIALDKTSDSWIGHIQKGGFWVYPILALALISTIAALGKWGQLACIRELSPDVIRNVLEALKAEDRLKAETALEKVKHPSKALLQRGIELSNRRPSDIEEGMYEKFLEAEPGLQRGLSFIAITSATAPLLGLLGTVTGMIYTFRLINVFGTGDAKSLASGISEALITTEMGLVVAIPALIMHALLSRRVQGIRTSMELTSLAFVNGLQKKERP; encoded by the coding sequence ATGAACCTATTCATTCCCCTCTTTTCCACAGCTCTCACCGTGTTCGCGGCTGCGCCCGCCGATCCGGAACTGCAAGCTGAACTCAACAGATTGTCCGAACTGCGGAAAACCATCGCCGCGCAAAAACCGACCCTCGCCGAAGAGACCGCCCGGATCGCCTCCGACCTGTCTGTTAAACGGCGCGAGGTGGAATTCATCGAACTCGACCGCAGCGAATTTCAGCAGAAACTCAACACCCTCACGCAGCGGATTTCCGAGCTGGATAATGAATTCAGTTATATCGACAACCTCCTGTTCGATTACCGCAAACAGTTCGAAACCCAACTTCCTTCGGCCGTCGCCGAAACCCGGCGAACTGCCCTGCTCGAAGCCGACCGGAACCTGACCGCCCGCCTGGATCTGATCGAACAGGCGATCCGTCACTTTGACGAAACCTGCAGCATTTTCACCTTCGACGGTGAAGCACTCGACGCCGAAGGCCGGGCACACGAAGGCCGCTTTCTGCAGGCCGGACCGATTACCTGGTTTATTTCCAGCGACCGGAAAAACGGCGGACTCACCGTTGAAAACCGCAACCTGCTTCCGGAACTGGTCCCGGGAACCGACCATCTCGAGGAACTGAAAAAACTGTTAAACGGCCAAACCGCCCGGCCCCGGTTCGATCCCACCGAAGGCTCCGCCATTGCGCTGGATAAAACCTCCGACAGCTGGATCGGCCATATTCAGAAAGGCGGATTCTGGGTCTACCCCATTCTGGCGCTGGCCCTGATTTCCACGATAGCCGCTCTTGGAAAATGGGGACAGCTCGCCTGCATACGCGAACTCAGTCCCGATGTGATCCGTAATGTGCTGGAAGCCCTGAAAGCAGAGGATCGGCTCAAAGCCGAGACGGCACTCGAAAAAGTTAAACATCCTTCAAAGGCCCTGCTGCAGCGCGGCATTGAACTGAGCAACCGCAGACCGAGCGATATTGAAGAAGGGATGTATGAAAAATTTCTGGAAGCCGAACCCGGTCTCCAGCGCGGATTATCCTTTATTGCCATCACGTCCGCCACCGCGCCGCTGCTCGGACTGCTCGGCACCGTTACCGGCATGATCTATACGTTCCGGCTCATTAATGTCTTCGGTACCGGCGATGCCAAATCGCTGGCCTCCGGAATTTCGGAAGCCCTGATCACTACGGAAATGGGCCTCGTGGTCGCCATTCCCGCACTGATCATGCATGCGCTGCTTTCGCGCCGCGTACAGGGCATCCGCACCTCGATGGAACTGACCAGTCTGGCCTTTGTCAACGGCCTGCAGAAAAAGGAGCGTCCATGA
- a CDS encoding DUF3450 family protein, which translates to MSKIKMRGFPLHMTLHQFMNRKSLPFISAVILLSPVLQTAGQNTPETVQEKWLERIEIQKTISAEAADWEAEKQQLTNLNAIRLKEIEQLDQLLARSKTLRTENRKLLENKQAEAEEFSERRRQLAQRIDAFEKKLLPLVRKLPAPLSEKLSTEIALLGQPDRPLQDRYRDLTVILTEIGDFNATLTLDTEIRETEDGRSEVDILYLGLARAWYVNRTGTRAGYGIPTSNAWKWTEDPSLAGQVRSAIAIASKQDPPAFTALTLHPEGR; encoded by the coding sequence ATGAGCAAAATAAAAATGCGCGGTTTTCCGCTCCATATGACGCTTCATCAGTTCATGAACAGAAAAAGCCTACCCTTCATCTCAGCCGTCATTTTGCTCTCTCCCGTCCTCCAGACTGCCGGACAGAACACTCCGGAAACGGTGCAGGAAAAATGGCTCGAACGCATCGAAATTCAAAAAACCATCAGCGCGGAAGCCGCAGACTGGGAAGCCGAAAAACAACAGCTCACCAACCTGAATGCCATCCGGCTTAAAGAGATCGAACAGCTCGACCAACTACTCGCCCGCTCCAAAACCCTGCGCACCGAAAACCGTAAACTGCTCGAAAACAAACAGGCGGAAGCGGAAGAATTTTCGGAACGCCGCAGGCAGCTGGCTCAGCGTATCGATGCTTTCGAAAAAAAGCTGCTTCCCCTTGTCCGAAAACTGCCGGCTCCCCTCTCCGAAAAACTCAGCACCGAAATTGCGCTGCTCGGACAGCCCGACCGGCCGCTGCAGGACCGCTACCGCGACCTCACCGTTATCCTGACCGAAATCGGTGACTTCAACGCAACCCTCACCCTCGACACCGAAATCCGCGAAACGGAAGACGGCAGAAGCGAAGTGGACATCCTCTATCTCGGGCTCGCCCGGGCCTGGTATGTCAACCGCACCGGGACCCGCGCCGGCTACGGCATCCCCACTTCCAACGCTTGGAAATGGACCGAAGATCCCTCCTTAGCCGGGCAGGTCCGGTCCGCCATAGCCATCGCGTCAAAACAGGATCCGCCTGCATTCACCGCACTGACGCTTCACCCGGAGGGCAGATAA
- a CDS encoding AraC family transcriptional regulator translates to MKKNVTFNESAKRPFEAPVAYDMPVSGARLRGHHVRVRAGIKLHEAELLPDARCSFTVAFGADSVWLGYVRRGTKTVQLPDLGRISVKAGEWFIARVEEMQLLAEKEADVELMSFSMCPHVMGSLVDLCRTDTAEKLHCFACMNQHKPTVLHGKAGQKLQWLSEQISIASASDLKGRMELEARSLEWISELVNQPSLAEKDKKEFGCSTHDAEALRNVAAYLEAHLEEEHSLADLCRRFYINEFKLKRNFKAMYGITVFGYLRELRFQRAEQLLKKGELSVIEIANEVGYSNPSHFARGFQERFGMKPKAFQNMHQAGE, encoded by the coding sequence ATGAAGAAAAATGTAACATTCAATGAGTCGGCCAAGAGGCCGTTTGAGGCCCCGGTGGCGTATGATATGCCGGTTTCCGGCGCGCGGCTTCGGGGGCATCATGTCCGGGTTCGTGCCGGCATTAAACTCCATGAAGCGGAACTGCTGCCGGATGCCCGCTGCAGTTTCACGGTGGCGTTCGGGGCCGACTCGGTTTGGCTCGGCTATGTACGGCGCGGCACAAAAACGGTGCAGCTTCCGGACCTTGGACGTATCAGCGTGAAGGCCGGCGAATGGTTTATCGCCCGGGTTGAAGAGATGCAGCTGCTGGCCGAGAAAGAGGCGGATGTTGAATTGATGTCCTTTTCCATGTGTCCGCATGTGATGGGTTCGCTGGTGGATCTCTGCCGGACCGATACCGCGGAAAAACTGCACTGTTTTGCCTGTATGAATCAGCATAAACCGACGGTGCTGCACGGTAAAGCGGGACAGAAACTTCAGTGGCTGTCCGAACAGATTTCAATTGCTTCGGCTTCCGATCTTAAAGGCCGTATGGAGCTGGAGGCCCGCAGCCTGGAGTGGATCAGTGAACTGGTGAACCAGCCGTCGCTGGCTGAAAAAGATAAAAAAGAATTCGGCTGTTCAACGCATGATGCCGAGGCGCTGCGTAATGTGGCGGCCTATCTGGAAGCCCATCTGGAAGAGGAGCATTCGCTGGCGGATCTCTGCCGCCGGTTCTATATCAACGAATTTAAACTGAAGCGTAATTTCAAGGCGATGTACGGCATTACGGTGTTCGGCTATCTGCGGGAACTGCGCTTCCAGCGGGCGGAACAGCTGCTTAAAAAAGGCGAGCTGTCCGTCATCGAAATTGCCAATGAGGTTGGCTACAGCAATCCCAGCCATTTTGCACGGGGGTTCCAGGAACGTTTCGGTATGAAGCCGAAGGCCTTCCAGAACATGCATCAGGCCGGGGAATAA
- a CDS encoding flavodoxin codes for MMKRVIVYGSMTGNTQAGAEDLAALLGGKAVAAADADAATLAGCDLLVLGASTWGMGELQDDMADFLSGFAAMDVTVSAGAVFGLGDQFGYGDSFVDGIADMAEALKDKGIRLVGRWPTAGYGFSASRAQDGDEFLGLALDQDNEEEKTAGRLRGWAEQIKAEV; via the coding sequence ATGATGAAGCGTGTAATTGTCTATGGAAGCATGACGGGAAATACGCAGGCCGGTGCAGAGGATCTGGCTGCATTGCTCGGCGGTAAAGCGGTCGCGGCGGCCGATGCCGATGCCGCGACGCTGGCTGGCTGTGATCTGCTGGTGCTGGGAGCGTCCACGTGGGGCATGGGCGAGCTGCAGGATGATATGGCCGACTTTCTTTCCGGTTTTGCTGCGATGGATGTGACGGTATCGGCGGGGGCGGTGTTTGGTCTGGGCGATCAGTTCGGCTATGGCGATTCGTTTGTGGACGGTATCGCCGATATGGCTGAAGCACTGAAAGATAAAGGGATCAGACTGGTGGGCCGCTGGCCGACGGCCGGTTATGGATTTTCAGCATCCCGCGCACAGGACGGTGATGAGTTCCTCGGTCTGGCGCTGGATCAGGACAACGAAGAAGAAAAAACCGCCGGCCGTCTGCGTGGCTGGGCGGAACAGATTAAAGCAGAGGTATAA
- a CDS encoding DUF2023 family protein yields the protein MSMQVFGHHVYEYRKGLRNLVLHTVHIDELEAAIHRLDIADIEYQTYPVKNTDRVNIFFGARDSVEVIRVIGKEDLNEYTPEEDFMLGTMLGYDRRQQCERYLEQRAKWEKRQARLAEKQ from the coding sequence ATGAGCATGCAGGTTTTTGGGCATCACGTGTATGAATATCGCAAGGGGTTGCGCAATCTGGTGCTGCACACGGTGCACATTGATGAGCTTGAGGCCGCGATCCACCGACTCGATATTGCGGACATTGAGTATCAGACCTATCCGGTGAAAAATACGGACCGGGTGAATATCTTTTTCGGGGCCCGCGACAGCGTGGAGGTCATTCGCGTGATCGGTAAAGAGGATCTGAATGAGTATACCCCGGAAGAGGATTTTATGCTGGGCACCATGCTCGGGTATGATCGTCGGCAGCAGTGCGAGCGCTATCTGGAACAGCGGGCCAAGTGGGAAAAACGTCAGGCCCGGCTTGCGGAAAAACAGTGA
- the hutW gene encoding heme anaerobic degradation radical SAM methyltransferase ChuW/HutW, whose amino-acid sequence MIWTEEAEELLGAAPAFVRGQIREKTEAQARGAQRTEIDAAFVKSLQSGGRHPGDNFPPPRVTEDPIHGAFDRKYGVHAGMSGGSAVTENPADLFFQCLENTADTNAPAMAYLHVPFCCTRCLFCGFYAETTEPTAIASYTDAVVRDIELTGSVLRHTGRKLSAVYFGGGTPTDLQADELDKLIRTIRRELPLTDDCEITVEGRLYDFTDEKVSAALDAGANRFSFGVQSFDTKIRRMMGRILGREELIERLNRMVELGDPYNAAVVIDLIYALPGQREAEWVDSIDCGVNETGIHGLDLYQINLLPATPLMKKLHALPPMADLKQQADLFLAGRARMMEHGFDRLSIAHWGRDPRERNRYNLWNKRDVDCVPLGAGAGGRWSGCRFFQQSDVHRFSGSVAEKLKPVISASRNPACASVIAEATGQIEQRIIDIPVLEACAGRSLGKLLFPMLGEWKRAGLLEGEDPFRLTAAGEFWSVNLQKLMGLKLMKLAG is encoded by the coding sequence ATGATATGGACTGAAGAAGCTGAAGAACTGCTGGGAGCGGCTCCCGCTTTCGTGCGGGGGCAGATTCGCGAAAAGACGGAAGCGCAGGCACGCGGGGCGCAGCGTACGGAAATTGATGCGGCCTTTGTTAAATCCCTGCAGTCCGGCGGCAGGCATCCCGGCGATAATTTTCCGCCGCCGCGGGTGACGGAGGATCCCATTCATGGAGCGTTTGACCGGAAGTACGGTGTGCATGCCGGGATGTCCGGGGGATCCGCGGTTACAGAAAATCCTGCTGATCTCTTTTTCCAATGTCTGGAAAATACGGCGGATACGAATGCGCCGGCCATGGCTTATCTGCATGTGCCGTTCTGCTGTACCCGCTGTCTTTTCTGCGGATTTTATGCCGAGACCACCGAGCCGACCGCGATTGCCAGTTATACGGATGCGGTAGTGCGGGATATCGAACTGACCGGATCCGTACTTCGGCATACAGGACGCAAACTTTCGGCTGTTTATTTCGGCGGCGGCACGCCGACAGATCTGCAGGCGGATGAACTGGACAAACTGATCCGGACGATCCGCCGGGAGCTGCCACTTACCGATGATTGTGAAATTACGGTGGAAGGCCGGCTTTATGATTTTACCGATGAAAAAGTTTCTGCGGCACTGGATGCCGGAGCGAACCGCTTTTCGTTCGGCGTGCAGAGTTTCGATACCAAAATCCGCCGTATGATGGGTCGGATTCTCGGGCGGGAAGAGTTAATTGAACGATTGAACCGTATGGTTGAGCTGGGCGATCCGTATAATGCGGCGGTGGTCATAGACCTGATTTACGCTCTTCCGGGCCAGCGCGAAGCGGAGTGGGTCGACAGTATAGACTGCGGTGTGAATGAGACCGGAATTCACGGGCTGGACCTGTATCAGATCAATCTGCTTCCGGCGACCCCGCTGATGAAAAAGCTGCATGCGTTGCCGCCGATGGCGGATCTGAAGCAGCAGGCGGATCTGTTCCTGGCCGGGCGGGCGCGGATGATGGAACATGGATTTGATCGCCTTTCCATTGCGCACTGGGGACGCGATCCGCGGGAGCGGAACCGGTATAATCTCTGGAATAAACGGGATGTGGATTGTGTGCCGCTGGGTGCGGGGGCCGGAGGGCGCTGGAGCGGCTGCCGGTTTTTTCAGCAGAGTGATGTGCACCGTTTCAGCGGGTCGGTTGCCGAAAAACTTAAACCGGTCATATCGGCATCGCGGAATCCGGCCTGTGCATCCGTGATCGCTGAGGCGACCGGACAGATTGAACAGCGTATAATTGATATTCCTGTTCTGGAAGCCTGTGCAGGCCGATCGCTGGGAAAATTGCTGTTTCCGATGCTTGGAGAATGGAAGCGGGCAGGGCTGCTGGAAGGAGAGGACCCTTTTCGGCTGACGGCAGCCGGAGAATTCTGGAGTGTAAACCTTCAGAAACTGATGGGGCTGAAACTGATGAAGTTGGCCGGATGA
- a CDS encoding DUF362 domain-containing protein, giving the protein MAYVISDDCTSCGACESECPVDAISEGDGKYVINADACTDCGACEAVCPVDAISAG; this is encoded by the coding sequence ATGGCCTATGTAATCTCAGACGACTGCACCAGCTGCGGGGCCTGCGAAAGCGAATGCCCGGTCGACGCCATCAGCGAAGGCGACGGCAAATACGTTATCAATGCAGATGCCTGCACCGACTGCGGGGCCTGCGAAGCAGTCTGCCCGGTTGACGCTATTTCCGCCGGCTGA
- a CDS encoding PEP-CTERM sorting domain-containing protein: protein MNSKLKVWVVAVMAAAAAQASLTDFGLGGNKLYDGWDGLSASHYPGYGSYPGAGTWPGSMVANEAGSNGGELAKISGTGYAGGSSLYSSAGGVFEVSQDSVVSGLETIVFAVGYGAGTSASFTNGPTLMINGSTVVGAADSSFNLGSYDDNIGGYDVTLTTDVFQWDLSSLGETVSSFSISYDVGEHAQQYGLQLEQSDTYTEAIPEPATIVLIGGAGGALFMLRRMRIC, encoded by the coding sequence ATGAATTCAAAACTTAAAGTATGGGTTGTGGCGGTGATGGCTGCGGCTGCAGCACAGGCTTCGTTGACCGACTTCGGTCTGGGCGGGAATAAACTATATGATGGATGGGACGGGCTGAGTGCAAGTCACTATCCGGGCTACGGTTCGTATCCGGGGGCCGGAACATGGCCGGGATCGATGGTTGCGAATGAGGCGGGATCCAACGGCGGAGAGCTGGCGAAAATCTCAGGAACCGGTTATGCGGGCGGTTCCTCTCTTTATTCTTCGGCCGGCGGGGTTTTTGAAGTCTCGCAGGACAGTGTGGTTTCCGGTCTGGAGACGATCGTTTTTGCGGTGGGTTATGGCGCGGGCACTTCAGCAAGCTTTACCAACGGGCCTACGCTGATGATCAACGGGTCAACCGTTGTCGGTGCTGCGGACTCTTCCTTCAATCTGGGTTCCTATGACGACAATATCGGGGGCTATGACGTTACGCTGACCACGGATGTCTTTCAGTGGGATCTGAGCAGCCTGGGCGAAACAGTTTCTTCATTCTCTATCAGTTATGATGTCGGTGAGCATGCACAGCAGTATGGCCTGCAGCTGGAACAGAGCGACACGTATACCGAAGCGATTCCGGAACCGGCCACGATAGTGCTGATCGGTGGTGCCGGCGGGGCCCTGTTTATGCTGCGCCGTATGCGTATCTGCTAA
- a CDS encoding TonB-dependent receptor domain-containing protein, which translates to MYVSFRATLIILAGCCAGIAQQGRAGEELPPELGITEVTGSQHDNDTDRMPASVVRMDFDSHTGDPISDAGDVARYQPGVSIPADLVGADPNVPYGNNGFTSYQIRGVGGNRILMTIDGIRQPPEFEQSGGMGRTFFDPRVYGGVDILKGPGSAQYGSEALGGAVMFRSKSLTEELEYSPEPWLLRGSTTLKSVDQSINGLLSAGVRGDDMYITVSESYTEGQEVENAKGDVDANPLDYQQNHVLGTISWIPDEQNRVWLTAENFVYQGDTQLHSSEVGDVVYAASQHTNERSRISFDYVSTPDSGWWDRLAVKTYFQKAESESINHRNSFWVDPAPPGFDPLTNDLRRTDHIGFDHELIGTTAGVQHFFDTGAFEHELNYGLELGYEHAENAFQRDIVYNEAPSPSSSPNAFDPSDLYRFEAYVEDAVSRGRWNVIGGVRLIDYTISPGNDPDYLAATGTDAKADYHNFAVSPSVSADYLLSRNAMLWARYAHNVRNPSLENYVGYFDHGDFEQLPNPGLKEETADGFEVGFKGGGGAVSFDTSVYYTYYQDFIEEVILSSSSRQVQNVGNVEIYGVEAGIDYRLGNCWALLDGFSTGIRAVWSDGYNRTDEDAVNSVDPFEAVLYFAYDHASGKWGSRITGIYHAEKDNVSDDWTWYVPPASFVVDWTGYWNITKRISIEAAIRNLTDEKYWLWPNAGRVDHADLENPELAVQPGINGLLTLNVAF; encoded by the coding sequence TTGTACGTATCATTCAGAGCCACATTAATTATTCTGGCCGGATGTTGTGCCGGGATAGCGCAACAGGGCCGGGCGGGGGAAGAGCTTCCGCCTGAGCTGGGTATTACCGAAGTCACCGGATCGCAGCATGACAATGATACGGACCGGATGCCGGCTTCCGTAGTCCGCATGGATTTTGATTCGCATACAGGGGACCCGATTTCCGATGCCGGAGATGTTGCCCGCTATCAGCCCGGCGTATCCATTCCTGCCGATCTTGTCGGTGCGGATCCCAATGTTCCGTATGGAAATAACGGATTTACCAGTTATCAGATCCGAGGCGTCGGCGGAAACCGGATCCTGATGACCATCGACGGCATTCGTCAGCCGCCGGAATTTGAGCAGAGCGGCGGAATGGGCCGGACGTTTTTTGATCCGCGGGTGTATGGCGGCGTGGATATTCTGAAAGGGCCGGGTTCCGCACAATATGGCAGTGAGGCACTTGGTGGCGCAGTGATGTTCCGAAGTAAATCACTGACGGAAGAACTGGAATATTCGCCGGAGCCCTGGCTGCTGCGGGGCAGTACCACGTTGAAGTCGGTGGATCAGAGTATTAACGGACTGCTGAGTGCCGGGGTGCGCGGGGACGACATGTACATCACGGTCAGTGAGTCCTACACCGAAGGGCAGGAGGTTGAAAACGCCAAAGGGGATGTCGATGCCAACCCGTTGGACTATCAGCAGAATCATGTGCTGGGCACGATATCCTGGATTCCGGATGAGCAGAATCGGGTATGGCTGACGGCCGAGAATTTTGTCTATCAGGGCGATACGCAACTGCACAGTTCGGAGGTGGGCGATGTGGTGTATGCCGCTTCGCAGCATACGAATGAACGTTCGCGGATCAGTTTCGATTATGTCAGCACCCCGGATTCCGGCTGGTGGGACCGGCTGGCGGTTAAGACCTATTTTCAGAAGGCGGAATCGGAGAGCATAAACCACCGGAATTCATTCTGGGTGGATCCCGCTCCGCCGGGTTTCGATCCGCTGACCAACGATCTGCGCCGTACCGACCATATCGGTTTTGATCATGAGCTGATCGGTACCACGGCAGGGGTTCAGCATTTTTTTGATACGGGTGCATTTGAACATGAACTCAACTATGGGTTGGAACTGGGTTATGAGCATGCAGAGAATGCGTTTCAACGGGATATCGTTTATAATGAAGCGCCGAGCCCGTCGAGCTCGCCCAATGCGTTTGATCCTTCGGATTTATACCGCTTCGAAGCCTACGTGGAAGATGCGGTTTCGCGGGGCCGCTGGAATGTGATCGGCGGGGTCCGGCTGATTGACTATACCATCAGCCCGGGGAACGATCCGGACTATCTGGCCGCAACGGGAACCGATGCCAAGGCCGATTATCATAACTTCGCGGTTTCTCCGAGTGTATCGGCCGATTACCTGCTGTCGCGCAATGCCATGCTCTGGGCACGCTATGCCCATAATGTGCGGAATCCATCGCTGGAAAATTATGTGGGTTACTTTGATCACGGCGATTTTGAACAGCTTCCAAATCCGGGGCTGAAAGAGGAAACCGCTGACGGTTTCGAAGTGGGATTCAAAGGCGGGGGAGGGGCGGTCTCTTTCGATACTTCGGTCTATTACACCTACTATCAGGATTTTATCGAAGAGGTCATTTTGTCGTCCAGCAGCCGCCAGGTGCAGAATGTCGGAAACGTGGAAATCTATGGGGTGGAGGCCGGCATTGATTATCGTCTGGGAAACTGCTGGGCGCTGCTCGATGGGTTTTCAACAGGTATCCGGGCGGTCTGGTCGGACGGCTATAACCGAACGGATGAGGATGCGGTGAATTCGGTTGATCCGTTCGAAGCGGTGCTCTATTTCGCATACGACCATGCTTCCGGGAAATGGGGTTCGCGCATCACCGGAATATATCACGCAGAAAAAGACAACGTTTCCGATGACTGGACCTGGTACGTTCCGCCGGCCTCGTTTGTGGTCGACTGGACGGGATACTGGAACATCACGAAGCGAATCTCTATCGAAGCCGCCATTCGCAACCTGACCGATGAAAAATACTGGCTCTGGCCCAATGCCGGACGGGTGGATCATGCCGATCTGGAAAATCCGGAACTGGCCGTTCAGCCCGGAATCAACGGATTGCTCACCCTGAATGTTGCATTTTAA
- a CDS encoding RrF2 family transcriptional regulator produces MTVSNRGLSAASIMLCIAENRHIYPLSKTFLAGRTGITVAYIGQLLMPLKNAGLVRSQRGMYGGYRLACRADDITLYDIIIAAEGTLDVVGQLERCSRCAQPCMNNLWCGASKTLRDYFRGITLKQLMEQQDEAEWVQPPLAV; encoded by the coding sequence ATGACGGTATCAAACAGAGGATTAAGCGCCGCGAGCATCATGCTTTGTATTGCAGAGAACCGCCATATCTACCCGCTTTCCAAAACTTTTCTGGCCGGCCGGACCGGCATCACAGTGGCCTACATCGGGCAGCTTTTAATGCCGTTGAAAAATGCCGGTCTGGTCCGCAGTCAACGCGGAATGTACGGGGGATACCGGCTGGCATGCCGTGCCGATGATATCACGCTGTATGACATCATTATTGCGGCAGAGGGAACGCTTGATGTGGTGGGACAGCTTGAACGCTGCAGTCGGTGTGCACAGCCCTGCATGAATAATCTGTGGTGCGGAGCGAGCAAAACACTGCGGGATTATTTCCGCGGCATCACGTTAAAGCAATTGATGGAACAGCAGGATGAAGCGGAATGGGTGCAGCCGCCGCTGGCCGTTTGA